One window of Uloborus diversus isolate 005 chromosome 3, Udiv.v.3.1, whole genome shotgun sequence genomic DNA carries:
- the LOC129218081 gene encoding flavin-containing monooxygenase 5-like has translation MASGKKVLVIGGGFSGIGSIKSLKEEGYDPVCYEKTSNAGGTWYYREQTPMGIPSIMPTTIINHSKEMGALTNFPPNKNYPNYMRHFELLNLFKDVGNHFDCFKHIIYNREVTRVARSSDYEETGRWDVTVKNTETGEIIEEVFDAVMVGVGHITYPKMASYEGMDKFQGIIMHTHSLKDVEKFKGKRVVVVGIGCSGLDAATEISNVAAQVYLSSRNGTWILPRVGPYGLPFDYAMLRRFVTVMQNCFGYKFTSWYMEHFQLNKKFNHNLYNLRPVYHALSKDPATNDILPTRIISGAVVTKKDIKCFTEKGVIFENETQVTEADYIIMATGYKWQFPFLEDDIVKVEDGRINLYKCVFPPQLKHPTLAIIGFILPFGPGFPLGEMQCRWATQLFAGNCKLPSEEEMMNDIKKRHEENCKRYAPSDKMTIRVDYIQYLDEIASQFGAKPNLWRILFTDPKLWRSLAFGPSLPYQYRLEGPHKWDGARNAILTAHERVRYPISGTWNKSEKKSHTYGFYLKYIVTFLLMAFWMTQSETSVKFYLLALMLPYLMTWKGFYKKWFFSLILLPFFVTWQGFVASYFITIFAPIFLAAVTSF, from the exons ATGGCATCCGGGAAGAAAGTTCTGGTCATAGGAGGAGGATTCAGTGGTATCGGAtccataaaatctttaaaagaagaaGGATATGATCCAGTATGCTACGAGAAAACGTCAAATGCTGGTGGCACATGGTATTACAGGGAACAAACACCTATGGGAATTCCCTCCATAATGCCAACTACCATCATCAATCACAGTAAGGAAATGGGAGCTTTGACTAACTTCCCCCCTAATAAAAATTACCCAAACTACATGCGACATTTTGAacttttgaatttgtttaaagatGTTGGAAATCACTTTGACTGTTTCAAGCATATTATTTACAACAGAGAAGTAACCAGAGTTGCGAGATCTTCAGACTACGAGGAAACGGGAAGATGGGATGTCACGGTCAAAAACACAGAAACAGGTGAAATTATCGAAGAAGTCTTTGATGCTGTCATGGTTGGAGTTGGGCACATTACATATCCAAAAATGGCGTCATATGAAGGAATGGATAAATTTCAAGGAATCATCATGCATACCCACAGTTTGAAAGATGTGGAGAAGTTTAAGGGGAAGCGGGTTGTAGTAGTTGGAATAGGATGCTCTGGACTGGATGCCGCTACTGAAATTAGCAATGTTGCTGCCCAA GTATACCTGAGTTCAAGAAATGGTACTTGGATACTTCCCAGAGTCGGTCCATACGGATTACCATTTGACTATGCAATGTTAAGAAGATTTGTAACCGTTATGCAGAATTGTTTTGGTTACAAATTTACGAGTTGGTACATGGAGCATTTccaactaaataaaaaatttaaccatAATTTATACAATTTACGTCCTGTTTACCATGCTCTATCGAAAGATCCTGCAACAAATGACATTTTGCCAACTAGAATTATATCTGGTGCAGTAGTTACAAAAAAAGATATCAAATGTTTTACAGAAAAGGGTgtcatttttgaaaacgaaaCCCAAGTTACTGAAGCAGATTACATCATTATGGCAACCGGCTATAAATGGCAATTTCCATTTCTTGAAGATGACATTGTAAAGGTTGAAGATGGAAGAATTAATCTATACAAGTGTGTTTTCCCACCTCAACTTAAACATCCAACCCTTGCCATAATTGGCTTCATTTTGCCATTTGGTCCAGGTTTTCCATTAGGAGAAATGCAGTGCCGTTGGGCAACTCAGCTCTTTGCAGGTAACTGCAAACTTCCAAGCGAAGAAGAAATGATGAACGACATCAAGAAGAGACACGAAGAAAATTGCAAGAGATATGCCCCATCGGACAAAATGACTATCAGGGTTGATTATATCCAATACTTAGATGAAATCGCATCGCAATTTGGAGCTAAGCCCAATTTATGGAGGATACTTTTTACAGATCCTAAACTATGGAGATCTCTTGCATTTGGACCATCTTTACCATATCAGTACCGGTTAGAAGGACCACATAAGTGGGACGGAGCAAGGAATGCCATTCTTACAGCTCATGAAAGAGTTCGATACCCCATTTCAGGAACATGGaataaaagtgagaaaaaatcgcATACTTATGGATTTTATCTTAAGTACATTGTAACTTTTCTGCTCATGGCATTTTGGATGACGCAAAGTGAGACGTCGGTCAAATTTTATCTCCTTGCCTTGATGTTGCCATATTTAATGACTTGGAAAGGATTTTATAAGAAATGGTTTTTTAGTCTGATACTGCTGCCATTTTTCGTAACATGGCAAGGGTTTGTTGCAAGCTACTTCATAACTATATTTGCCCCAATTTTCTTGGCTGCTGTCACTTCCTTTTGA